Below is a genomic region from Rhineura floridana isolate rRhiFlo1 chromosome 5, rRhiFlo1.hap2, whole genome shotgun sequence.
gcaattctttcagcagcgggatgacaggttggcaatactctgccccaagtgagcagtctcacagctgcattttgcaccatctgcagcttctggatcaacctcaagggcagccccacatagaacacattacagtaatccagcctggaggttaccagtgcatggacaacagtggtcaggctttcccggtccagaaatgggtgcagctgtcttaccagccgaaagctggtaaaaggcactcctagccattgaggacatctgggcctctagcaacaaagatggatccaggagcacccccacgctacagacctgctctttcagaggaaatacaacctcatccaaagcaggcaactgaccaattatctgaacttgggaaccaccaacccacagcgcctctgtcttgctaggattcagactcagttaatagtcctcatccagcccactactgagtccaggcacgggtccagggcttgcatggcctcttcccattcagatgttacagagaaatagagctgggtatcatcagcgtactgttgacaccttgccccaaatctcccaatgaccattcccaagtgcttcatatagatgttaaacagcatgggggacaagatggtaccctgcaacacagtaggcatggttatgttttactcgtgcccaatcagcctcacagcacgtctttcaccacttgcactctagctgttgtccagcctgtttcattgcccttagctcactggtataccaaggtgcaaactgggctccacagtgccggagaggaggcaaccgtgtcaagagcttGATGCGCCTCACTTTTCCGAAGTgtgacaagggtttcaacagggtcatctgctctatcttctgagaactcccccagggcattcaggaattctgtggaatttcattagtctctgggggcggaccatcttaatctgtccaccacaatAAGTTGCGCATGTCACTGTTGATGGTGTTTGCCTGGGGTTTTCTCTAGCCCAAATGGTATGTCCTACTATCCAGTCAATGTGTTTCTTCCTTAAGAATACACCTCCTGGAATGTGGCTGATTCTGTACACAGTATGACAACTGCAATTGTTAGCCATGTCTTCTTTTGAACTTTGTATCCATGACATTTAATCATTAGAATAAAGCAAGCAAAGATCCACTTTTGCCAAAAGCTAAGGATTTAAAATCTGCATGGAAACAGAACAGGATGGATTTGGATCGGAGTCCACACAGAACTGAGAAAAACCAGACTTTAATGGGTCCATCCATTCCCAAACACAGTACAAGAAGCATGATGCTTTCTATCCTTTATCTAGAGCAGGGGTAaataacctttttcagcctgagggccacatttccttccaggcaaccttctgaactccacatgccagtagtgggtggggccaaaggcaaaagtgggcagagcaacaaatgtaagtcTTACCTTCGTACACTagactaatttctacacacacaccatcctctGTTTAGGACAGAAGAAGCATTATcagggttcaaggacacattccagccaagtacAAACACTTGGGTGTAAAGTGGGGCCAGTGTGGGGTATGGGGGGCCAGTgtggggtatggcctggggagaggggatgtggcctgtgtggaattctgagggccaaacagagaagcctggagagcTACATTCAGCctccaggtctgaggttcccctcTCGTAACTAGGGCATCAAAGAACCCAGGTGTCCTCATATAGATCATACACATAATTAACAAGAGTAAGCTTTGCGCATGATAGCCCTGCTTATTCAAccctccccagggaggtacaTAGATTATGGGTTTTATGGTGAAGCAGCATGTAGGCAGTATCTTGCCAAACAGCAGAATACGTTTCAAAAATTCTTCTCTAAGTTTCCATTCAGTTTATGTGCAATATTTTCTCCTGTCAGCAACCAGGTCTCATTAGTTCTCAAGAAGAGGATAGCCAgtcagttatttttaaaaatatgaagacAGCATGCAGATTTGTATCTTCATTCAGAAAAAAAGCTGTGTGTGTCTCCAGAATGTCAGTATTTTGTTGGAGGAATTCAAACACATACTGGAATTTTAGGTTTGTGCATTTAAAATGGGTTAAAGCATTcagttgccctagcacaacagaTGCATTTTAAAtctagactttttgtggtttggaaagtgatcgggaaatgcattgaaaagtgtggcatgaatgaatgattaataggaagatgtgtaaacaccctgcaagcaaaacGGAATGCctaaggatgaatgctcattgttacaTAACCACttcgtaaacaaatcagaacggaTGCTCAGTAAAGGCTGGATATCAATCTAGCCACCATTTAAGTTTGTAGCAGCAAACCTGAGtggatgctgaataaacaggttgtctggaagagccCTCAGTCTGTGGGAAAGAGTGGAAGGTCTTGGCCCAGGATAGTTACTACTGCTCACATATTATGAACATTCCTATCCAGCCTTCGTGCATAGAACTTGTGCACCCTGTTCTCTGTGTGCAGAGGGCTAAATCGTTATCCATGCTAGGATGGTGCTGTTAGCTTTACAATCCATAAGATATTGCATAAGCCACCATCCAATAAATTTTGTAAAAAGAAAGATGCTGCTAAACATATCACTCAAACGGCGAACTTCTAACTTCAAGTGAATAGTTATATATTTGCATAGCCTCCAACATCTCAGAAAATAAAACAAGGTCACTCTTGTATACACAGAACACTCCTGTTCTCAGACTAAGAATCATTGTCTATCAACCCCACTGAATGGGTTTGTTTTGGActgcttttaatgttgtattttggattgttatgactcaccctgggaccttggGGTGAAGAGAGAGTAAAAaagtaaattaataataataacagtaaatTTTTAGACATTGCTGaaaccaaatctgctctgaagagttgggggaaaaccccaaaACATATTTAGGGGGAGCGCAAGGGGAAATCATTCCATTACAcaaagagaaatccttgtgctgattgaATGATCTGCTTACCACTATAACCCTATAAATCCATATGTATGAATTCATATTGAAGCCTTGAAAAATCTAATTAtgaaaatatttttgctttacCCAAGATGTGCTTATTTTCTTAGTGCTTAATATTGGTTTCTGAATGATGAATCTATTTGATCCATTCATGCAAATTTTGAATTCTGAAAGCTATTTTTGTAAGagttattaaaaacaataatactaCAATCCTACTTGGAAACAAGCCTTACTAAAGTCAATAGGGCATCTAAATATACACTGTAAGAATTAGGCTTCAAGGGTTATTCCCCTTTGTCTGCAATGCCAACTGGAAAGCTTAGGCAATATAAAGGCTCTGATACTCCCCCCTTTCTCGCCAAGAGAGGGGATGGATCATTGCTCTGCATCACATTGCACATGAGGCAAACATTTTTGTCCCATTCATTCTTGCCTATGTGTTGTGTATATACACATCCTGTTTCATGAACACTTCCCCCATCCACAATCACCCAAATTTTGGCTCACTAAGGCAAATCAGTGTTTTCAGTGTAGTGTGCAAGCCACTGAGTTGCACGGAACTCTCTCTGAAAGTGaatgtttaagggggggaaaggaggaaatgTTTTTCAGCCTTCATCCTGAACCAtctgtttttcttctttctgtCCACCTACCCTCCTCCACACATCCTGGTTTTAAAACTGGTATTGTGAAATTGGAAATGGAGAAAATACAATGAATGATGCCCTACAAGTCATTACTTACATTGGATGATGTACTTGTACAGTTTACATCCTTAGGATCTGAAACAATGCAATAGAAAACAATAGAAAGGGCAcgatttatttttcaaaatgctGTTTACACACAGAATCTAAAAATTCATATTACCATGAAATCAGTATGCTCTTGACTGAATACAAATGTTAGTATTTGCATTGTGTCAACTTAAAGTCACCCATAAACTTGGTTTACAACTAAGCCTGTTGGAATAATGCTGTAGTATGACATGCACATTCTCCTATTCTGTTCATCCTCCTACCCCGGACTCACACCACTCCCTTTTGTTCTACTTTTGCACCTTCTGAAAATTACTATGCCAGGACTGTTTCTGTTTCTACAATAGAAACCAGAGGATGTTTTTGAGTGTGCCTATGAACAGTGCTGATCAATTACATTTATCCCAACCAACAACATATTCAGTTTTGCATACATTCAGTTGAATACAGGTACTTACGTTCAATAAGAAAAAGGAAGCAGACTATCCCCATTGAGGCTATTGTAATGCCAGGCACCACAAAGGACAAACCCCAGCAGGTAGATACCCAATAGCCAGCTATTAAGGATCCTAAAATATTCCCCACTGAAGTGTGGGAGTTCCATAATCCCATTATCAATCCTCTcctataaaaaagaaaaacagtctgTTAATCATTTCATTAACATTAACCTTTACCAGGCAAGACATCAgtacatttaaattttaaaattcttGAAATATTTTAAGTTGGGGCATGTCTAGAAAGAGTGTTGGGTTCTTGTGTGCTGTTTTAAGTACTGGCCTAGGaatttttgctgcctgaggcacaaGCTAAGATAACACCTCCtgattccacatacagaagtcgACTAGAATGacaactgaatcttacttcaacactgttgATGAGATAGCATCTTTCACCACACTGAGGGTAGCAAATTAGGATAGAGGGTACAGGGTAGGTTGCGTGGCACAACACAACTGAccttcaacattttgccatcattCGCTTGCTCACCAATCTGCCTGGCACCTGCTTGCTACCTGCTCATGCAACAGCTGCAATGCAGCAGAGGTGGCACCAGCATGAATCATACGAGCAGAACAGTGCCCGTTAGAGTGTGTAGACTGTGCTGGCTGCCTCTCTGCCTGCTTGCTCAGTCAAGAGCATTTTCAAACAGCAAAGACATTTCCAGACATCACTCTGACACACTGGGATGCTAGATAAGCCAACCAGCCCAGGTCAGCAACAAGCAAGCAGCCACATGCCAGCTTGACAGGAACAGCTGGGGTCAGCTGCTTCATTCTGTCTAATTGCAGGCCTTGCTCTGGATTACTAGTCCCTGCAGTCCAGAAATGCAGGGTTCATCAACTTGCAATAGTCCCACTCAAACCAGAGCTGACAGGAACTGCCACGTGGACAGCATGAACTATACAGTATGTTTAGCTAGCTAAACCTGTGGGTAGTCTTGAGAAAATATTCCTTATTCTGCAAGACATTTCCTTTACTCAGCTGAGTGCTTCCATATCAAGGAGGTTGTGTCTGAAATATGCCTTTATGCTTATGTGCAAACAAAGCCTCCACATAAGCTTCACACTATCATTTTTTTCCCCAGGAACTTCAAATCACTCAATAAATTACTGTCTTTATTACCCTCCTAACAAGGAAAAATTAATGGCACAATTCTATGTAAAAAACAAAGCTTTTAAAATCTGTGAGTACATTTGTGTCAGTTTATTGGCAAGGTAGACTAAGTCATTTAACATGTGGCACTCTGGACCAAAAGTCTCTCCAAGACAAGCAAGTTATAGAGTATTTACCTTCCTTTCCCAAACCAGTTGCCAATGCAGGTAACCACACTGGGCCAGCCAGTGGTTTGCACCAATCCATTAGCCAcctgaaatgtttaaaaatggcAACAGTGATATTGAAATAATTGAGTATTTCACCAGAGTATGCTGTATGTCCACCAAATCAATATAAAAAAGAATCTTCAAAGGTAGGTTAAACTTATCAGCAAAATTAATATGGCTTTTAAATACTTACTTAACTTACTCATTACTTACTTATTACTTAACTTACAAATCCAATCTATCAGAGAGACTTgagatgtgaaagcctgggggggggacccagaaaaatgggggtgggtggaaaggaatgtttttttgttattttaattttaattttttcagaaagttttaaaaaaaggaacaaacAGGTTTTTCCTGAATCTTTCTCAGTTTTTTTACCCCTTGGGTTTTCACTAAGAGAGACTTCAGCTCCCTGTTCTCACCATCTCCCATTGTCCctgttgatcttcctgaatatttTGGAAGGCTGAGAAATATGGTTGTTTGTTATGCCTGCAATGCTGAGTTTTTCTTCTGGCTATTTAACATCTGAAGCTAGCTACAGCCCAAGTAATACATGACTGCTTACTGAGATGCATGGAACAATGCTGAATAGATGGTGAAAATATAAGAAGAGGGTAGTTGCAGTGGCAAGCAGAATCCATACAATTTCCTCCAAATGCCAAGTACTCCTGCCATTCTGCACTTAGAAATTATACCATGTTTGTCAATGGAGAAGGATGATGATTCTGAGTTTGGTATGACTAGCTGTCACTTTAACAAGGAGTCAGTTCCAGTCTGGAAGACCATGTAACTTGCAAAGCCTAGTCAGTCCTAACTGTTACCTATTCTTTGTTTTCTAGATTGCAGCACAAGCTCTCCCCCACTTTTCAGTCCTAGTTACGAAAAGTGATTAACAACCATCCATTTATTCTTAAATACCCTAGAATGCTCTAgtgacttccccaacctggcattctccagatgttttggactataacctccatcagccctagccagcacagacAACAGCCAGTGTTGATGTAGGTTGCAATTCAAACCATCTGGATGACAGCAGGATGGGAAAAGCTGTGCTAGAGCAACTTCTACAGTTCCTGTGATAgcataattttgttgttgttgttatgtgccttcaagtcgattacaacttatggcgaccctatgaatcagcaacctccaagagcatccgtcatgaaccaccctgttcagatcttgtaagttcacgtctgtggcttcctgtatggaatcaatccatctcttgtttggatttcctctttttctactgaaAAAAATATGCTTGGAGACAATGGAGGCCAAGGGCATCTTTTTGCCTTTTAGCTCCTTGATTTGATCTGGTTTTGGAAATGAACTCCTAGAAGCTGGGTAAGTGAAGCATGTGTGTGCCTTGTCCCATTACACCAACACAAGACAAAGAAGTCTGCTTTTTTAGTCAAATTTATAAATACTTTATATTTTGAATTCCAAGTGACAATTTTTAACTGCCACCTATTTTTAATAAATCATATTCTAAAGCTGCCTCTACAGTTGAACCTTCTATACTTTCATACACTTAAAAGCAGATGTCAAGGTTTTTTACAAGCTACTAAAATACCTCCCAGAAAAAGTGATGCTGTTCCAAATGTCCAGAGGATAACAGGTAAATGCCCATCATAAGTGGTGGTAATTTATCTCTGTTTTTTGAATAGTAAAAGGGAAATATCTGAGGACTGAAGGTGAAGTGGTTGAAGGGGTACAACATACACAAACCTACTCTGCTGAGTTATTTCTTACGTTATTAATATACCCCACCCCCTTGAAAGCAATTGCAGTACAAAAAAGCAAACTTCCAAAATTATGTTAcccaattattattactgtttattaaatttctatcctgcccttcctcccagaaggagcccaatatAAACAAATTGGATACTATGAACGCTTCAAGTGTAGGAGGaatgatcccccccccccgctgctgcaAATAAATCAAGAATCCAAATCAGGTCTTTGCAGACTTGAAACATTAAATATACTAGAAAAATTCTATCTTCACACTTGAGCCAGCAGCACTTTTGCTGTAGGGAAATTCAGTGACacaggatttccccccccaaaactaGACGTTTTCTCAAGTTTAATCAAAACTAAGAAAAGCAACCTGGATCCAAAAACCTCCACCAAAACACATCTCTTTAGGACCCACTACTAGCTGCCACAATGTACACCAAGATGTACTGCTATGTTCTGAGGGAGCCAAAGATGTTCCATAACTGCCATATCACTCTACTGTTTTCCCTGGTTTGCACCAGTGCTGTTTCTTCCATCAACCCTAATCTTTCAAAGTAGATTGTAACATTGTTTGAGCTTGGGTGGCAAAAGCAGGAGCTTGCAAGTCATCTACTGATAAGTACCTTGCACAAGGACTCAAGGCCCACAAACACATTTCTTCAGCTCTTCTTAACACTTTTGCTTCTTCAGCAATAAAGAATGTACCAATTTTAATTTTACAGTGGTGCATAATTGGAAATTCTATTGTAGTCTCTTACTGCAACATGTTAAATTTTATGTGAGCCATTTATCATCAAGATACagttaaatggaacctccatgttctgaGGCAgtacaccaggagtggggaattgTTTTTGCTCCGCAGGTCACTTCCTTATCAGGATCTAACCAAATCTGAGAGGTGGGTAGGGCTGCTCACCTGTCAATTACCTTATGTCACAATAACATTAGGGGATTGGATGCTTTGAAATCCCAAAGCAGGGCTTCAAAGTACCATGTGCAACCCAGGCATGCATCCAATCCAGCAGGCTTCAGCTCTACTGCCCATCAATGGATGGGCAGTAAAGCCAAAGGCTGCTTTCTCTTGTCAGTGCATAATTGGGAGTGCCTTATAAGGCTAACAGTTGTGTACTGGAAGCCATGTATCTGTGAatgtggtttggggaaatggcctcaggCGCCAAATTTGaacccctggtgggccaagtttggcccGTGGGCTGGAAGTTCCCCAGACCTGCAGTATATCTCTTGACAACAAATGGTGGGCAAAGGCTGTCAATGGGAACTATGCAGATTTCTAGACAGTTGCAGAAAAGCAATTCTTTTTGTGCTAGATCTGAGAATTCTAAGTGAGAAAAGAAACATAGGCATTCCTACCTGAGCCATGATGTAGAACCACAGGCTGTGTATGTTATAGAAATAGCCAAATCCGAACATTGCAGTGAAGAGTCCACTGGCAAACATCCCTCCTGTGAGATAATATCGGATAGGCAAACGCTCACCTATTATGCCACTTAGAATTCAGAccccaaaaaaagagggagagagattttgaagCATGCTGAGCAAAGGCTTATTGATGTAATGAATTTGAGGAACTTAATAGGATTGGCTTCTATTGCAATTCTCTtttgaacaaacaaacaagataTTTGACTCCAAAGTATGGGTTGCTTAAACATTGAACATACTCATAACTGCTTCCTACATATCCACTTAAGGTATCTATCACCCAGAGGCAAGGTTCTGAAGCAAGTAGACCAAGGGACAAGGTGAGATTGCAACTAGAGAACAAAATATGAACAAAACTTTTCCTAAGGAGTCTATTCCATATAGGGAGGAGAGGTTAatattttcaaaaagaaaagtgaCTTAAAATATTCATTTTCCTCCTTGTTTGTATTCTGTTTTTGTATTCCTAGCCTTTGGTTTGTCTTCAGCAACAAGaatcaaaaacaaataaatatcagtTCTTCCCATCCACAACAGAGAtaggatttgaacttgttcatttTTAAAGCAACTTTAATGAATTACTGCAATAGAGAATATTCTAcactctagaatcttcattcctAAATCATAGTGCATATAGTCTCCAAAATTCCTCTTCTCTTCAATAAtcccttcttcccccctcctcttttaaACAATTGAGTACAGCAAAAGATCAGAGGTGAAGCAATACAACTTGAAActataaaacaggattaaaaaagaagaaaaggatttTACCTCAGATACATTCCAACTGCATAAGCACACAGGAATGAATAATCCAAAGCTCCCAACAACTGTTTGTAGTTGCTCTTATCTAGGAACACATTTGTTACAGTTCATGGGACTGAATTATTAAGACACAAATAGCCATTAAAAATAGTCTTAACAATACATATTACAACTTCAAAGAGGGCTTCTAGCTCCTTACGCAAATTGTGCTTAATCAGATTATATTAGTGCACCATATTTGTAACATTCCTGATTAAAGTGAACAACCTGATATAATGGATGAACACTATTCATTATAGACTAGGGGTTCCCAAATACAAAATACCCTTTGTATTTTTTACTgtattataaaatacaatataatattgtattttttatattacaatttgcattccttaagaattcaaattatatttgtaagaatacaaatacaatataagaaataaaagcaacaaaaatacaaatagaaatcatacagcatctagcatagtgcattacaattgctaaaacaggcagaaaaagtggTCCGCCAAGTTCCTccacaattttcaagtgatctgcaAGAAggaaagcttgggaaccactgctgtacgCTCCAGCATTATACTAggcctttaaaatggaaaatctTGTACAGGTTCTTAAGATTCATTTTCACAGGTGAGGTTTAAACCATGTATGTGTTTTCCACTAGCCCTATATGACATATTTGCATTTGGTGAATGCACTGAGgggcaataaaaacataaaaagagcccatcaagtccaacattTCATTTTCACAGTGGACAGTGTGtctattggaagcccacaagtagctCATGTTCCAGAGTAGCTGGTACTTAGAGGCATACAGCCTCCAATATTGGGGGCAATATATAGCCATCACAACTAGTAGTTACTATCCTTCATGATAATGGCCACTGGCCCCAGTCGTGATCTCCACATATTTAACTAAACTTGTGTAGGGAGGCATGGTCATAAACTCTATCTGTATTATCCATAACTCTTAGATTGAAAATGCCAGTGTCCAGACTGCACATAGACACACATGTAGGCCATGTGCACAGATTTGGTTGAATAAAAAGGTAGAGAATGGGGTCTGTGGGCGTGACTCCACTTCCCTTCTTTATGCATGCATTGAACAATGTTTGTTATTTGTGCCATGTGCAAATGTTGTTAATGCAAGGCAGAAGGATGGAAAAAGTTAATCTAAAAAAtgtttatcccaccctttctcagaAGACTTAAaccagcttgttgttgttgttatgtgccttcaagtcgattacaacttatggcgaccctatgaatcagtgacctccaagagcatctgtcatgaaccaccctgttcagatcttgtaagttcaggtctgtggcttcctttatggaatcaatccatctcttctttggccttcctctttttctactccctgctgtttttccaagccaGCTAGCAACAGTCAATTAAAATGATAATGTAGCCAATAAAGTCTGTATATTCATGTTATAAACAGATTTAAACAAATAATGATTTACACTCCATGTGTGCAGCATTCTTTAGTGTTCCTacatgtgtttactcagaagtaagtcccactgagttcaatggggcatacTGCCAGGTAAGCAGGTCTAGGATTCTTATCAAATACTAATACACCTAAAGAACCTTTACAGACTTCTAGAATGGAAATgaagaataaaataatataaaattttCTTATATATTCTATTCTAATTTGGAGGTAGTACTTTTATTTCGTTTATTTAATCTTGTCCAGATTTTTAGGAAAAAAATCCACTACTTACCAAATGGTTCCCAGTCACAGCGAGATTCATTAAAAAGTCTTTTAACAGGCTGAATCTGGATGGCATATTCTTTGTAGGTTTTATGCTCAATTACGTTTGGAGTATTACAATGTTTATGCAATTCCCCCTAAATTAGAAAATAGTTAATCCAGTAGAACACCTCCTTGCTTAGAATGAAATGTACATTTTTTCTTTAGCAATATTTCAAAATAGATCTCTCTGTCAGTCAAAAAGGCTTTCAACCTTAAAAAGAGTTGAATAGCCTTCATGAAAGCCACCTTCACATGCTTTTCTAAAGAATGTTTTTGTTAAGAGGCTGCAAATTCCCATGAAGCCTCATCCTTCCTATGGTTAAAGAGAGGACATTTGAAAGAAGCTGGATCAACCACTGTATACCCTAAGCCAGTTCTCCAAATAATATAGAGTAGGAGTTGCACAGAGAATGAAATGAAGGTACAAAATTGTCTACTACAGCAGATTTTAAAGAATACAACAGAGCATTCCTAAACTCTGCCAAGAGCAGTGAGCCAGTGTGGAGCACTGGATTGACCACTGCATCCAAAGCCCTGCCAGCTTGTGCTACCCAGGACTGAAGTTGAAGGGGGAAGTAGTTtagtcatttttttcttttgccagCTCCGGGCTGATTCAGCTGGATCAGCTTAGAATCAAGCAGATCAATGGCCAGCCCTGCTTCACTACCTTAAGAAAAGTGATAAAAATATTTCAGTGCACTAGGCCATGAATTATGACAATCATCTCAGCTATATATTATTGCGCACCACCCCTATCTCCGagaggtgagatttccaggggtccctgcgctcacccagggtctggtttccttgggaagaagtcagtggaaactgtggtgtctttgtgaaatatggtttatttatttacacacattccaacctgagtttagaatggaggggttcaaggcatcagcagtccagtaaGCCATGATGCAGACagacagtctctctgcctgcctgaagttcccagcctttctcagacacaactcacTACACAAGCCTCTTATAGGGGGGGGAAGGgtcttctgaagagtttcaatgacaaaaggatctctctggcccattcaccagttgaaaggcacctgatagacccattaacccacctggccactctattagattaacaaaagaaactcatctgaccagcagagtgggtttctcacccgaaggcacaggattccaaatcagaggctggaaggggactcatagaaattatccatctcaacccccaaacccataacaatattatgGCCTAGGAACCTCACCTTGGAAGTTTGGGTATGTGAGTGTTCCTTTGTAGCATTGTTTGATAGGTGAACCAGTCTAAGGAATTAGagggatagccaacatagtgcactccagaagttgttgaactataactcccatcatgcctgatcaCTGCCTATGCTGGCTGGTGTCAATGAGACTTGTGAGcctgacagcatctggagggcaccatgtttgctACCTCGAATTGGAGTATAAGGCACAGCATACTTATTCTCGATCAGTTTCTAGTCAACATGTATAATTTTGTTTATTGGGTGCAGAAGGACTGCAGAAACACatttatggtgtagtggttagagtatcataTTAGAACTGGGGAGAACAAGGTTTggatccccactctgccatgaagctcactggctgaccttgggccattaGTTCTCAGTCTAAGctgcctcacaaggttgttgtgaaatTAAAATGGTAAAGGGGAATGTATTAATTATGTTTGTCACTCTGAGCTCCTGAGAGGAAGAGAATGATACAAATGTTGTAATCAAATAAAACAAAGAGATGGCAAAGCATTCCCAAGTAGCTAGCATAGAGAAAGTGAGTAGCTGAGAAAAGACAGAGAcaggaactgaactgaattctAATAGAGTTGCTTGTCATGGACTGAAACAGTGGCCTCAGCACACGATTATGATCTTGGTGGGAATTTGATTGCCTTCTGCAAACTTGAGGAGACTGGGAAAATCTGAAGACTGTCTGAGtacattcttaatttcagtttttccccactaaaatgcatttttgaTTTGCCTTT
It encodes:
- the SLC37A1 gene encoding glucose-6-phosphate exchanger SLC37A1 isoform X2, whose amino-acid sequence is MAGLPPGIRLITLFTRDQWCRAFTFVLTFMLYASFHLSRKPISIVKGELHKHCNTPNVIEHKTYKEYAIQIQPVKRLFNESRCDWEPFDKSNYKQLLGALDYSFLCAYAVGMYLSGIIGERLPIRYYLTGGMFASGLFTAMFGFGYFYNIHSLWFYIMAQVANGLVQTTGWPSVVTCIGNWFGKGRRGLIMGLWNSHTSVGNILGSLIAGYWVSTCWGLSFVVPGITIASMGIVCFLFLIEHPKDVNCTSTSSNDPEMHCLLPDNERCTKPLNPNNGGCEGIENRKSAISFSGALRIPGVVEFSLCLLFAKLVSYTFLFWLPLYITNVEHLDAKKAGDLSTLFDVGGIFGGILAGIISDRLKKRATTCGMMLLIAAPTLYVFSAISKMGFEATIEDFWFY